The following nucleotide sequence is from Vibrio sp. VB16.
GCCAGATGCTTCGCTACATCGATAAATGAATAAGGTGAATCACCAAGGCCATGTACCAATAAAACCGCCTGACCATTTGGGATTTTTGGCTTAATTTCATAGGGTGCATTGGCCGCAACTTCTTTGTCTTTATCATCGGTGACGAACACTCGGTTGTCTTTAAGCCATGATTCCGTCTCTTCAATATACTGGTCAAAGTTCGATTGAGAATAGCTAGGCAAAGACTCAGAGGTACTATAGCTTGGGTCAATAGGCGGGTTGGTACACCCCAATATAATGACTGAAACTGCCACACATAAAATGAAAGTGAAGTGAGAGATTTTAGGCATTTATTATCTTTTCCACACATTGTTTAGCCAATGTCTTAGATGGTCGTTTACTTGGACTGTTTCTCTTCATATTCGCCTTCTATAATCCTTTCTGACGTCGGTTTGAAACCTTGATTTTTCATTTTTTTTTCAATTTTCTTACCTGTAATCAACCCCGCTATGGTTAACGGGACAACAAGGATTAAGCTACTGAGTAGAGCAATAAAGCCAGCCATTAAAACTAATACGGTTACCACTACTTTTTTCATATTTACCTCTCTTATCGTGTTTGTCAATATAGCTTACAAAAGATGAATGCAACATGAATGAGGTGTTTACCTTTCTGTCTTCGTATTTAGCAAATAGGCGTAATGTTGTCTATGTTTACTGTAGATGTAACTTCAGTTGCATTAAAACTAAAATTATAAATATAACGTCAGGCTTAAACATCATGAATAAAACAGAAAAAAATAGAATAGAAGAAGAAATAGAAATCTCCGAAAACGAAGAATTAGTCTCAACCACTGATAAAGAAGGCGTCATCACATATGCAAATAATAATTTTTGTAGAGTATCCGGATATGACATAAGTGAGCTTCTGAAGAAAAATCACAATATGATACGCCACCCCGACATGCCCAAAGCGGCGTTTAAGGACCTATGGGAGCACCTAAAGAACGGACAACCATGGCGAGGGGCCGTAAAAAACATATGTAAAGATGGACGATATTACTGGGTTGATGCTTTTGTCACGCCTATTTTTGAAGAGAATCAACTTGTTGGGTACCAGTCGGTTCGTCGAAAGCTTTCACCTGAAGTAAAGCGTCGTGCAATAAAGCTATATGCCATTGCGGATAAGGGTAAACATCTTACATCCAATATCCGTTTTACTACCAGACAAAGGATAATCTCGCTATTTTTTGTCACGTTGGGTGCGGTTATTACCGGGTTTTATGTCAACCCTCTGGCTACGTTAATCATACCATTTGCGACCATAACGGTGCTTTACCATGAGCTATTTGTTCGTCAGAAGTTCTACGATGAGCTGAAACGCGACTATGACAGTATCTCCCGTCTCGTCTTCTGCGATGACCAATCCAACTACGCAGAATACCATCTCAAAATGCAGCAGGGTCGAGTTCAAACGATCATAGGTCGAACGCAGGACAGCAGCAGCAGTTTACTAAAACAGGTACATTCCTTGGAAAACGCCTCTGAAAGTACGCATATCAATATCGAAAAAGAGACACTTGAAATAGAGAATGTTGCTTCCGCCGTTGAACAGATGGTCGCGACGATAGAAGAAGTTGCTCGCAATAGTGCCACCACATTGGATCAGGTCCTTTCAGCAAACAACACCTGCCAAGAAGCGGACACGTGGAGCAAAAGAACTCAAAATCAGGTATCTGCGCTCGTCGACGAGGTAGAAACGTCATTCAAGTCTGCCGAAAATCTGTCCAAGAAACTGACCAGTATTGCCGCCATCATGTCAGAGATTCAGAGCATCGCTGAGCAAACGAATCTACTTGCACTGAATGCGGCAATAGAATCTGCTCGTGCCGGACAATATGGACGGGGATTTGCTGTCGTGGCCGACGAAGTAAGAACACTAAGCCAACGCACTCAAAAAGCGACTGAAAATATTCAAGACTCAATGGGGAGCGTGATGAGTTCGGTTGCCGAACTTTCTGAAACCATGAAACAAGGTCAAAGTGTCGCTCAGGTTTGCATCGAATACACGTCCAATACACAAAGCAAAATTGGCGTACTATCGAATGTAATGCAGCATATAGAAGATGCGGCAACCCAGATATCCACGGCCACCGAACAGCAATCTGTCGTCGCAAATGATATAAGCCAAAACGTCGCGGCTATCCGAGATTCTTCACAGTGCAACTTAAAAGAGGTGAACGAAGTCGCAGGGCTTACTCGTAATATTAAAGGTAAAGCACAACAACTTGCATCGTTAGGGTTATCTTTTCAAAAATAGCCTCTCAGTGTAATCGGTTTACAAGTCAGATCTGAGTGGCGACCAATGCGGTTATTCTAGACATTGGACTCAAGAACGATTTGTTCTTAATGAAGGTACTGTCAACTTATGTGATTGTTGTTAAGTTGTCAGTACCTTAAATGAAATTTATTATTCCGTAAAAACCTTTTTGTCGTTGATGTAATGTGTCAATAAGAGAGTCAATGTTATAGATCAACTATCTCTAGTATTTATTTTATGCACTCTTCAAACCATATGTTTTAAATTTATCTAACACTATTCTCATTTCTTCAGTTGATAATTCGGGGACATCTGACTGAATAGAAAGAATGTGCAGATACAGCTTCGCTAGTACCTCGACTTCATTTGCCAACCACAACGCTTTTTCTAAATTAACTTCCATGGTTAACATGCCGTGGTGCTGCATCAAAAACGCTTTACTCTCTTGGATTCCTAAGGCCACGTTATCGGCTAACTCTTGAGTACCGAAGGTTGAATACGGTATGCACGGAACATGATCTGTCCCTGTCACAGCGACCATGTAATGTATTGCTGGTATAGCACGGTTTAATATCGAAACCGCCGTCGCATTAACCGCGTGATTATGCACCACGGCATTCAACTCGGGTTTGGCTTTAAAACAAGAAAGATGAAAGTGCCATTCACTCGACGGCACCTTATCAACTTCCGCTTTACCGTCATTGTCAACATACACAATCATGCTAGGCGTTAGCTTGTTATATGGGATACCACTTGGTGTAATTAACATGCCATTTTTATAACGGACACTGACATTTCCTGATGTACCCTGGTTCAAACCCAGTGCCGTCATTTCTAAACACGTATCTATAATTTGTTGTGATAGCGTTTCACGGTTCATAACACTTCCTTAAAAGGGGCGGGATCGCCCCAAGAAAAACTAGACATAAGTAGGTTGTTTAAGGTCAGAAAATAGTTCTGAGAGTGCCTCCTCGCTTGCTACACAAACACCACGCTCGGTAATTAAACCCGTTACGTAACGTGCTGGTGTTACATCAAACGCATAATTCCCACATTGCGTTCCCTTAGGCGCCGTATTAACCCAGCGACACTGACCGTCTGCATCTACGCCATATACATGAGATTGTTCTTCTCCTGAACGCTGTTCAATCGGAATTTCATTGACGCCATCAAACACGGTAAAATCGATGGTTGGTGAAGGTAAAGCGACATAAAACGGCACATCATTATCATACGCAGCAAGCGCTTTTAAATAGGTACCAATTTTATTACACACATCACCATTTGCTGTCGTACGATCTGTACCGACAATGCACAAATCCACTTCTCCATGCTGCATCAAATGACCACCAGCGTTATCGGCAATCAACGTATGGGGGACACCATGTGAGCCCAACTCGAAGGCCGTGAGTAGACCTTGATTTCGGGGACGTGTTTCGTCGACCCAAACATGAATATTGATCCCCGCTTCATGTGCTTTATAAATAGGTGAAATGGCGGTTCCCCAGTCAACCGTCGCTAACCATCCTGCATTGCAATGCGTCAAGACATTAACGACCGACCCAGCGGGTTTATTCGCGGCAATTTTTTTAATGATCGCCAAGCCGTGCTCACCAATTTGTTCACACAATTGAACGTCTTCATCTGCAATTTCTGCCGCGAGTTTATAGGCGGCTTGCTCACGCTCGGTCGGCGCAATTTTGGAAAGATGTCTGTTAACCCTGTCCAGCGCCCATTTTAAGTTGATCGCCGTGGGCCGAGTGTCAATGAGCACATCATAACAGGCAGTTAAGTTCTCATCACTTGGGTCTTCCTTCATTCCCAGAGCCATACCATATGCTGCTACAGCACCAATAAGCGGCGCACCACGGACCCACATTTCTCTAATTGCCGTGGCAGCAAGCTTCATCGACGTTAATTGAATGGTTTCTAATTCAAATGGAAGTTTAGTTTGATCGAGTATTTCAACTGTTCGACCATCTTCTGCCATCCAGACAGTTCGATAATGTTGACCATTAATCTTCATAGTGACCTCTTAACACTGTTCTGCGTAGGATTTAATAGATGCAAAATTTTGATAATTTTTCGCATTTAACATGAGTTCTCTCGCGAGCTTCAACGCCTTACGTTCACAGCAAGCTCGTTGCTCAGGATCAGGCAACTCTTTAAAGTCCGCCACACCAGCAAAGCCAATGATACGGCGGTTTATTTCCATACCTGCGTTCACGATGGTGTCTTCAAGCAGAGTGGCCAAAAACTCGTTTTGGGCCGAGTCCAAAGCCTGTTGCCCTAAGCCGCTTTGGTATAGCTCTACTGGGTACGCTTCACCTTCTATTTTCTTATTCCACAACTGCTTAAAGTGAGCAACAAAGACGTCCCACGTTATATCCATTTGTTGGATTAACCATTGCTGATATTCTTCACATTTTACTGGGTTGGATTCCCAACCCGGCCTTGCAAAATACGCCATGAATAGGTTGCCCATATAGTTACCAATATCAAAGGCCATCGGTCCCATAAAGCCAAACTCAGGGTCAATCACTTTCACGTCTGTATCTGTAACCATAATTGAACCAGAATGAAGGTCGCCATGCAGCAAGGCTTGAGATTCAGTCATGAATTTATATTTATAACGCATAGCAACCTGGATCATCTCTTGGTCCTGCCAAACTCGCTTAACATCTTCATCAAGTTGTGGTGAGGTCCAGTTGTTACGTTCTGCGTCATAATAAGGTTCGGTGAAGATCAGATCTTCCGTGATTTTACACAGCTCATGGTTTAACGAAAATTGAGATACTAACTCTTTTTTATTCTTCGCATTCATCCCTAAATCAGAAGTGTAAAACAGTGTTTTAGCCAAAAATAAACCCACATTTTCAGCGAGGCTTGGGAAACGTTTTCCAGCGATGAGTTCCTTTCTTAATATGACGTGCGGTGTGAGGTATTCCATCGCGAACACGGCCATATTAGGGTCATAAAAATAGACTTCTGGGACAAGATCATGGCTCGCAAACCGAGCTTCAATTTCAAGTACGTTATATTCAAAGAATGCCCGAGTTAAAGATAACTGCCAACTTTCTCCCGCCGCGCGTACGTATGGCAATGCTTGTTTTACAATAATTGATTGCTCTAGCCCTTCAACAATAAAGACGAGGTTAAGGTTACCGTCACCCACTTCTTTAACTGTCCATTCGTTTGGTAGACCACCTAACTGAATAGTTTCAGGCAGTTTTTTTTCTAAATAGAACGGTAATGACTCACAATTTTGCGGTACATACCCTTCTGGTACGATATTCGACATAGCGACCATCCTTTAAAATTGTTGGTCTCAAAGTGGTGAATATCTCACCACTTATCAACCGTTTTTATAACGCGTTAGCTTGTTGCATTGATTAGTTTGGCATTGGCATCCAATCTGGAACCAGCACAGTAGACTTCGAGAATGATGGGATCTTGCTAACTAGGTCATCCATATTTTTGATATTTTGTTCATTCAACATCTTTTGAGTGATTAATACTGGCGGTACAGTAACCTGCTTTTCTACCGATTCGCCCTTCATTAACATGGCTAAGGCACGTACGCTTACTTCACCCATTATCGATGGATTCGTCGCGACAGTGGCTACCCATGCGCTGTCTTTTTCTCTCATCGCTTGAATATCTGAGTTAGAAATATCAGCGCTGTAGATTTTGATCTTGTCTGACAGACCGCCTTCATCAACCGCTATTTTTATCCCTTTTGCAAATTCATCATAAGGTGAGAAAGCAACCGTGATATCTGGATTGGCTCTAAAAACCGCCGCTGCTTGGTCAGCAACTTGGTTAGGGATAGGGTTGTTCATCGTACCAAAACGAGCAACTTCAACGATGTTTGGATACTTATCTTTAAACTCTGTAAATACCTCATCTCTGCGGTCAAGTGGTGGAATACCAGGAACATATACGTACGCGGCTTTCCAATCTTGTCCGTTGTCTTGCACCGCTTGCTCTAATGAAAGACGAGCAATTAGATGGTCATCCTGATTGATTTGAGGAATCTCTGGGTTGTTTACATTGACATCAAATGCCACAACCTTAATGCCATTTTGTACGGCTAAATCGGCAAGATCTTTTATTGAATCAGTAAAACCATGTTGTAAAACAATACCGTCGTAACCCTTCATGATGGCCTGTTCTAATTGGTTACGCTGTAAAGCCGCGTCCTGTCTAGCATCATAAACATCAACCTTAAGACCTAATGCCTGCGCTTGACGTTTTACGCCTTTTAAATAAAGTTCTGGAAAATCACCTTGAGACAAGTAACGAACATGAGCAATCTTCATCTCTTTTCCTTCAAAAGGAGATGTTGGTTCTGCATTAACAGCCGTGGTACCCAATGCCCCCATAATAGAGACAGCCAAAGCAATTTTTTGTAGGGTTTTCATTATAATTTCCTTATTTTTATGCACGTTTGTTGGATAGGCCAAAGGTAAACATTAATGCTGCTACCAAAACTAAGCCTTTTATAAAGTCTTGTGTGTAATAGGGAGTATTCATCATGGTTAAGCCATTAAGCAGTACACCAACGAAAAGCGCACCAATAGCTGAGCCCTGCGCATTAGGTCTTGCAGCTCCTAACACTGCAAAGCCGATAAGCGCACCAGCAACGCCATCCATTAACAGCGAATTTCCGGAACTGACATCACCACGCCCAATACGAGCCGCTAATAAAATGCCACCAATGGAAGCGAAAACACCGGATATAACGTAAGCAACATAGCGATAGAGCTTTACTCGTGCTCCAGCTAGTTTTGCTGCTTGTTCATTAGAGCCAATGGCATACATCACACGGCCATGGCGCGTTCTTTCTAAAAAGAGATAGGTGATGACGGCCAGTATCAACATAATGATGACAGGGACAGGAATAATATCGAAAATTCTCGCTCGACCTAGGAACAAGAAACTTTCAGAAAAAGCACCTGTCGCCGTTTCGCCATCACCCAGGCTCATGCCCGCAGAAATAGACCGTCCTTGGGTAGGGATAAGTTGCAACCCAAGTAACAAAAACATCATGCCTAACGTTGTGAGTAGGTCCGGAACCTTCATCTGTACCGTCATAAACCCATTAATTAAACCAACCACGACGCCCACGCCAATGGCCGCAAGTATCGCCATTGTGGTTCCACCATCAAATACCACCATGACATAGCTCGCGGTCATCATCGAGAAGGCCGCCGTTGAACCAATGGAGAGGTCAAAACCATCAACTGCCAACGTTGCGGTAACACCCAGCGCAAGAATCGCTACGATGGATACCGATTGCAGGATGATCATCATATTAATGGTGCTGAGAAATGCAGGTTCTGCCAGTGTGAAAATAACGAGCATTAGAGCAAGTAAAATCAAAAGACCATATTTAATCGCGAATTCACGCATATCTTTCATTGGTCATGTCCTCTGTTGAGTGTGGGGATTCATCATACGGTTCAGGCGCAGCGGCGATCTGGTTGATGAGGCTTGGCATGTGGATCTCATGAATAAGATGTTCACCAACCATATTGTTGTGGTTAAATACAATTATTCGGTCCGCGATTTCTAGTGCTTCTTCGACATCGGTACATACAGCAATTGTGGTTCGGTCTTTCGCAGTAGAGCGCAAGAGTTGGCCGATTTGGCGTCGAGAAGAAATGTCGACCCCTTGAAAAGGTTCATTCAGTAAAAGTACTTTGCAGTCATTCAACATCCATCGAGCGACCATTGCCTTCTGTTGGTTTCCGCCTGACAGCGTCAATATCAACTCTTCTTGATCAGTGTATTTTACTTTGGTCGTTTCTATCGCTTTACTTACCTGTTGCTTTTCAGCTTTTCGGCTTATAAAACCGAATTTGGAGAACGATTTTAGAAATGGCAAACTCACATTCTGTTCGATAGAAAAATCAGGAACGAGCGCGTTGTTCCCCCTATCCTCTTGCACCATGTAAACCCCATTATCAATAGCATGATGTGGACTGACAGGTGACCATGGTTTCTCTTCTAACTTCAGTTGGCCGCTGACAAACGAATTCATTCCGAAAACACCTTCAACGACAGATGCACAGCCAGAAGAAAGCAACCCTGTCAGTACGACAATTTCACCTGTTTTAAAATGCAGGTTAAAAGGAAGCGATTTTGCGTCGAGCTGAACCCCTTCAAGGCCGAGCATCACTTTGTCACCTGCTACGTAGGAATGGCGTACCTTTCCAACGGCATGACCAAGCATAGAATCCACAGCACCGTCATAATCAAGTGGTGGTTCAAACCAACCAACAATTTTTCCTTCCCGCAAGGCGGCAATTTGGTCGGCAAGCAATCGGATATCAGACATTCTATGTGAGATATACACAATCGCGACGCCTTGCTCTCGCATTGTTTTGACCGCTTCAAATAGTTTGACGGCCTCTGTCTCTGACAGACTCGATGTTGGCTCATCCAAGATCAGTAATTTGGGTTTATCGGAAATAGCTCGCGCAATCGCAACAAGCTGTCGGTCTGCCTGAGATAACTCTGAAACCTGCGTATCGAGAGCAACATCTAACCCGATCTTCTCTGCTAATGGTTTAGCCTGTTTATGAAGCTCTTTTTTAGAGATGAATGTTGAAAATCGTCCGTCGCAAAGTTTGTCTAAAAGTAAGTTTTCCGCTATAGAAAGATCTTGAACAACACCGTCATTGATAATTTGATGGACCGTAATAATGCCAGCATCTCTCGCACTTTGAGGGTTACTGATATCAACGGTTTCACCATTAATGATTACCGTCCCTTCGTCCGCGTGATAAACGCCACTTAAGATCTTAACCAACGTAGACTTTCCGGCACCGTTCGCGCCCAACAACGCCAGTATTTTTCCACCGTCTATATTAAAGCTCACATCATGTAAGACGGTATTACTACCAAACTTCTTTTTAATCGCTCTAATTTCAATTGCATTGACTACATTTGACATGGAGCACTCCATTTATCCGTGAATGGATTTAACAAAAGTAATCCTAACGCATCAATTGTAAAGTAAACTGTGACAAGACTAGCAGTTTAAAAAATGACCAATAAATAGAGCGTTAATTAGTCATTTTTTTGAACCTAGTCAAATATTACGCCTTTTTGTAAAATGACACAGGCATAGGGCCGTAGATCACTGGTGGATATAATCAACTGGCATTCCCTGCTTTTTTTATAAAATTCGTTTCGTTCAAGAAAAAGATTATTATGTTCTGACTCTTCAGACTGTTCGACTGTTTTTATAAAATCTTGAGCTGCATCAGTAGGTTGATCACTATTATCTTGCGCCATGATACGAACAGGAGTGGGAGTAAAAGCATCGAGTGGAAAATGTTTCAAGATGGCTTCTAACATCTGTGAACAATCGTTCCCCAGCATTGGAATGTGTTTAAACTGACTATTCGATGTCGCAGGGAAATTGGCATCAACAATCGCTAACGTATCCCCGTGACCCATCGATTGTAAGCTATAGAGTAGATCTGCACTAAAAAGTGGATGAATATGTTTAAGCATTTTCTTTACCTTTGTATTTACAGTAATTCAAATGTATATTAGAGTCGTCATTACATCAAGTGGTTAACTTGTTTCTAAAATGATAAATTACTCACTGATAAAAGTCCGGTCACGTATCGATGTCTAAAATGAGAAGAGGTATAGCTGATGACAAGTTCAGAATTAAACAATATCAGCGCATTTAATAGTGATCCCGTTCTCCATGCGACGTGGCTTTATTATCAAGAAGGGCTAAGTCAAACCGACGTTGCCAAGCTGATGGGTGTTTCACGTGTCACGGTTGTCAAATACTTACAGACAGCGCGTGAAAAAGGGTTGGTGCAGTTTGATCTCGACTTAAAGGCATTTTCTTCCATAGAGCACGCCTTGAAAATCAAAGAAAAATTCCAGTTAAACAGCGTAGTTATCGTGCCAGATGGTGAACAGGCGACACAACGTGAAGACTCCAAATTAATGCGTGAACGGTTGGCTAAAGCGGGCGGTATGTATCTAAACCAGACTATTGAAGATAACGACATTCTCGGAATAGCATGGGGAAGAACAATACATCAAATGGGAAATGTGATGACACCTAGGCAGTGTAAGAATGTCACGGTGTTGCAAATGTTAGGTTCTATGCCCTCTCAACCCGATTTTACTACGATTGAATCGTCTTCTCAGATTGCCAACAAACTTTCAGGAAAAGTCATCAGCTTGCACGTTCCTGCGGTTGTCTCCAGTTCCCGTTTGGCCGTAGAACTGCAAGCCGAACCAATTATTCGCTCCAACTTTGAAGCCTTAACGAAATGCAATAAAGCACTATTTGTAGTCGGTAACGTTTCGGAAGAAAATCCGTTAATTCGAGTGGGTGTTATCTCTAAAAAAGAGATGCAAACATACCGTGAAATGGGCGCAGTCGGTGTTATCTGTGGTCGTTTTTACGATAGATACGGACAACCTGTTGTTGCCGAGGTTGACCTAAGAGTTTTAGGTATAAATCTGGCGCAGTTGCGACAAATTCATAGCCGAATTTTTGTTGCAGGTGGTCAACGTAATTATGCGGCAACGCTAGGCGCTATTTTAGGTGGTTACGTGTCCGACTTGATGATTGACGAAGGGACAGCAGAATACTTATTAGCCTGCGATACTTCAATGGAATAGATCATATGTAGACATGGTTCCAATTTCTAATATTGAAAGATAAAGCCCATCCCAAAGTTTCATCTATTTCGGAGGACTCTGAAAGCCCCTACCCAATCTAACACTGCACAATTGCCGCCAAGTCATTGAACACTGACCAGTGTAATACAACCAGACAGAGCCTATTTGTATCACTCTAGCTATCTCGCCTTTCGTTCTTACTGCTTTCAATTCACTATGACTTATCTACCAAAAAAGTTTATTTTTATCCCCAATGAAACAGTGAGATCATAGTTATTGACACTATTATCGGATAAATATTGACTAAGGTTGAAATAAATCCCATTTTAATTAAATATGTCAGTTCTATTGGCTTGGTGAATGATTATGAGAGAATTATCAGAAGTTGGATCTTTTTTGGAGTTCCTTGGTGATGCTATTCTAATCGCCAATGATGCCTCTGAAATTGTCTATGCGAATGCAGCCTGCTCTGCACTATTTGGATACTCTCAATCAGAATTAACGTCTATGCGCATTGATGACCTAATACCTGCGTCCTCTGCAGAAAATCATAGGCACAAAGTTAAGCAGTTCATTCATAAAAAATCACCTGCTAAAACGATGCGTTCTAGAGCTCTCTTGCCCTGTATCAACTTTAAAGGAAAACAGTTTCACGCCAAGATCTCAATTGCCTATATTGAGATCAATAATGAGCTACACGGCATCGCGACGATACAAGATTATTCCGATGTTGAAAGTGAAATTAACGAATTAAAGAATAGTGCAAATACTGATGCTATCACGGGTTTAGCCAACAAAAGGTCTCTACAGCACTTGTTGGAAAATAACTATTTTTCCAAATGGTCATCGAATTCTATCGGCGTTGTCTACTTTGATTTAGACAAATTCAAAACGATAAATGATACCTTAGGTCATCATATTGGCGACATATTACTGGGTAAATTAGGTTCAAGATTAAATAGTATGTTGCGAGCCGATGATTATGTATTTAGGGTCGGAGGTGATGAGTTTTTAATACTATTTAAGATCACCAATGGCTATGAACACCTCTATGAAATAGAAGCCATTAGTGCAAAAATACACAACGTAATATCACAACCTGTCACTATTGATAACGCCAACAAAAGTGTTTCAGTTAAAGCAAGTATAGGTATTGGTGTATATCCGCAAGATAATAAAGACCTATCATCACTTATCTCTTTAGCTGACAAAGCGATGTATTTAGCAAAATCCACTGGCGCCAAATTTTACTTAGTAAAAGAGTTAGATAGCGCAATAATGAGGCCTCAATAAATAGCACCACCACTCCCTTTCTCACCGTTTAAATCAACAATACCACTCTTTGGCTGTTATTTAATTGTTGAGCGAATTTTTATCCATTGCCTCAATACTACGACCTGAATGGTTCAGAATCTTCGTAACTCCTTTTTGTAAAATCAAATTATTTGGATAAGTAATAATATTGCCATCATCATGACGTATAATCACGTGAAACATAGTAATATCTATGAGTTCTCCACTAACATCTGCATCTTTTTCAGCCACTTTAATCGTGTCTCCTATACGGTAAGGAAATACGAAAAAAATGAGTATGCTCGCGGTTAGATTGCTCAAGATGGACCATTGAGCAAAGAGTGCGACACCCAATACTGCGAAAACGGAAGACAAGAAAAGAGAAATATCCCCAAAGCCGATGCCTAAAAAAATCGTAAAAATCGCGCCAAATAGACCAAATGAAGCAACATTAAATGATTTGATAACAAACTGTTTTCTTTGTAGAGAGACTTGTTTGTTGTCTGCTAGTTTCTCTAGCCACTGGTGGACAACCTTTCTTGCAACCCGAAAGCTGATTAAAAGTAATGTTCCAATGACAACCTGTTGCAATAAATAACTATTTTGAATGTAATCAATCATTAAACTACCTAGAATTAACGCTTTGAGTGTTTATAAGCATAGCGAAGTATTGGTTTCTCGTCATGTATTAGCAGAACGCTATCTTCATGAAGGTATGTCGAATCTAGATAATGCTTTGTATTTAACCCACACTTTCTCAAGGCAAGAACGAGCTAATTTGGGGTTCCTAGTCATTTGTACGAAATGTTCTTCTTCTAAGTTTTCAGGAATGAGGTGCCCGACCTCTAGAGCGTACATTGTTTTTCCCCAATATGTCAGCAACTCTTCTTCCGCATAAGAAAACGAACCTGATTCTGCAAATCCATCAGGAAATATATCTTCATCTTCGAAGCATTTTTCTCCCATTCGTAACTTTATATGTTCCATGGCTCTATTTTTGGGTTAGTGATTAAACAGATAAGTAATAGCAGCATTTCAAATATAAATATAACAAATATTTTAAGTCGATTTAATAAAATAAATTAATTAGTCCAACATTGTTTATTGACAAAAAATAATTATCTTTTTAATAAAAATAATTATTTAAAGTTTTTATTGGCGCGTATCGACTTAAGGAATAGTATTAAAAATCATAATTGGCTCATTCTCAAATTATGAGAATATCCCTTAAACAACCAATCAACTTACCATCGAGTAATATGAGTAATACGAACGAAAAGATATTTCTTATCCTAGACCAAATAGCTTCCTATGACAAAGCGGTCAGCATAAGAAGACTTAGCGAGGACTTAAATATGCCTTTAAGTAGTTTGTATCGCTATATAACCCTGTTAAAAGACTGGCGCCAAATTGAAGAGAACCTTTACACAAAAGAGATTTACATTGGCTCGATGTCCTTAGCTTTGGCTAGAAGTCATGAAAAAGCAAAATTGGAAGATCGAGAGTATGAAATTGCTTTAGAACGATTGAGTGTCGTTACTGGTGAAACTTGTATGTTTATGGTGCCGGCGGGATACCACGCTTTATGTACCGTGTGTAAAGAAAGTAAAGAGACGCTTAGATGCACATTTGAAGTAGGACAAAGACAACCGTTAATAAAAGGGGCCTCGTCAAAAGTTTTACTCGCA
It contains:
- a CDS encoding IclR family transcriptional regulator, whose amino-acid sequence is MSNTNEKIFLILDQIASYDKAVSIRRLSEDLNMPLSSLYRYITLLKDWRQIEENLYTKEIYIGSMSLALARSHEKAKLEDREYEIALERLSVVTGETCMFMVPAGYHALCTVCKESKETLRCTFEVGQRQPLIKGASSKVLLANLPKERQEKVAKYYELDTYDPHWKRSIKKTKYDGFSISKAEYNAGVIGISVPIIRKKTLVGAITVMAPNERARTGFERVIQDLLNEASILNGSR
- the maoP gene encoding DUF413 domain-containing protein — protein: MEHIKLRMGEKCFEDEDIFPDGFAESGSFSYAEEELLTYWGKTMYALEVGHLIPENLEEEHFVQMTRNPKLARSCLEKVWVKYKALSRFDIPS